From a single Hymenobacter sp. YIM 151500-1 genomic region:
- a CDS encoding ArsR/SmtB family transcription factor, whose product MTYAKTTVFTEEQQQLARVAKALAHPARVAIIQLLASKTTCISGDIAAELPLSRTTVSQHLQELKALGLIRGEIDGLTVCYCLNTELLQQVQRQFTAFFAEATSGTCC is encoded by the coding sequence ATGACGTACGCCAAAACCACGGTCTTCACCGAAGAGCAGCAGCAGCTGGCCCGCGTGGCCAAAGCCCTGGCTCACCCGGCCCGCGTGGCTATTATCCAGCTGCTGGCCAGCAAAACCACCTGCATTTCCGGCGACATAGCGGCCGAGCTGCCCTTGTCGCGCACCACCGTGTCGCAGCACCTCCAGGAGCTGAAGGCGCTGGGCCTAATCCGCGGGGAAATCGACGGGCTGACCGTGTGCTACTGCCTTAATACCGAGCTGTTGCAACAGGTGCAGCGGCAGTTCACGGCCTTCTTCGCCGAGGCCACCAGCGGCACTTGTTGCTAG
- a CDS encoding GNAT family N-acetyltransferase — translation MTIQPCTAAHWPEARAIYEAGIATGNATFTTEAPTWDEWDRGHLPHSRLVALDEATGWVLGWAALSPVSGRCVYGGVGEVSVYVAAAARGQGVGRQLLAQLVRESEAHGMWTLQAGIFPENTASLRLHEAAGFRVVGRRERIGQLHGTWRDTLLLERRSAVVGV, via the coding sequence ATGACCATTCAGCCCTGCACGGCCGCGCACTGGCCCGAGGCCCGCGCCATTTACGAGGCTGGCATAGCTACCGGCAACGCCACCTTCACCACCGAGGCGCCCACCTGGGACGAGTGGGACCGGGGCCACCTGCCCCACAGCCGCCTGGTGGCCCTGGACGAAGCCACGGGCTGGGTGCTGGGCTGGGCGGCGTTGTCGCCGGTGTCGGGGCGGTGCGTGTACGGAGGGGTGGGCGAGGTGAGCGTGTACGTGGCTGCCGCGGCGCGCGGGCAGGGCGTGGGCCGGCAACTGCTGGCCCAGCTCGTGCGGGAGTCGGAAGCCCACGGCATGTGGACCTTGCAAGCCGGCATCTTTCCCGAAAACACGGCCAGCCTGCGCCTGCACGAAGCCGCGGGCTTTCGGGTGGTGGGGCGGCGGGAGCGAATCGGGCAGCTGCACGGCACCTGGCGCGACACGCTGCTGCTGGAGCGCCGCAGCGCCGTAGTGGGCGTTTGA
- a CDS encoding ArsI/CadI family heavy metal resistance metalloenzyme — METAVFPRMHVSLYVSDLAATVNFYTAFFGQAAAKVKPSYAKFVLDRPSLIISFVENPGRVASTFGHLGFQVETVAELAERRAAAEAAGLISREEIGTSCCYAKQDKFWVNDPDGTEWEVYYFHEDAEFNDPRYQQEYDAAAVSSQCCIAPATAVQELPTIGLTIPLPSAPAAEAACGCGTPATRTLAPACC, encoded by the coding sequence ATGGAAACTGCTGTTTTTCCCCGGATGCACGTCTCACTGTACGTGTCCGACCTGGCTGCCACAGTCAACTTCTACACTGCATTTTTTGGGCAAGCGGCGGCTAAAGTCAAGCCGAGCTACGCCAAGTTTGTACTCGACCGGCCCTCGCTGATTATTTCCTTCGTGGAGAATCCGGGTCGCGTGGCCAGCACGTTCGGGCACCTGGGCTTTCAGGTGGAAACCGTGGCGGAGCTGGCCGAGCGCCGGGCCGCTGCCGAAGCCGCCGGCCTCATCAGCCGCGAAGAAATCGGGACTAGCTGCTGCTACGCCAAGCAGGATAAGTTTTGGGTAAACGACCCCGACGGCACCGAGTGGGAGGTGTACTACTTCCACGAAGATGCCGAGTTCAACGACCCGCGCTACCAGCAGGAATACGATGCCGCGGCGGTCAGCAGCCAGTGCTGCATTGCGCCGGCTACCGCTGTGCAGGAGCTACCTACCATCGGCCTGACTATACCCCTGCCCTCGGCTCCGGCCGCTGAAGCGGCCTGCGGGTGCGGCACGCCGGCCACCCGCACCCTCGCCCCCGCCTGTTGCTGA